Proteins from a single region of Vairimorpha necatrix chromosome 6, complete sequence:
- a CDS encoding putative SP-containing protein — protein MKVLEKISFLYLLEMCTATGKPGGLEKIKGKSKGLDLYNKEQQGEKLDEQLDKVEEKQDHGGENEQDEAEEEDYDDEDSTIANEQDEEEDDSTITNELEEAEDDSTITNELEKAENEESKTLCFTPIYHIVANEEGLVALTVNPWKNDKPEKVNRNKETYRCQVLGKLFFDILKTKYHEKNQKDIKYQGSIFFKDSYEKFWRLCSQEIAYNGIGVNYDFINPLENDMAKVAAGFLKDVMVPTLVLEIIQSEKYKNILEECVDIWYENERVEIKWDYKKYKGLIKKAKREEST, from the coding sequence ATGAAGGTACtggaaaaaatatcatttttgtATCTACTGGAAATGTGTACAGCAACGGGAAAACCAGGGGGACTTGAGAAAATCAAAGGAAAAAGCAAGGGACTcgatttatataataaagaacAACAAGGCGAAAAACTAGATGAACAACTGGACAAAGTTGAAGAAAAACAAGATCATGGCGGCGAAAATGAACAAGACGAAGCAGAAGAAGAAGACTACGACGACGAAGATTCGACAATAGCAAATGAACAAGATGAAGAAGAAGACGACTCGACAATTACAAATGAACTAGAGGAAGCTGAAGACGACTCGACAATTACAAATGAACTAGAGAAAGCTGAAAATGAAGAAAGTAAGACTCTATGTTTTACCCCAATTTACCACATAGTAGCAAATGAGGAGGGTCTAGTCGCCTTAACTGTAAATCCCTGGAAAAACGACAAACCTGAAAAAGTAAACAGGAATAAAGAAACTTACAGATGTCAAGTCTTAGGGAAACTCTTCTTcgatatattaaaaaccaAATATCATgagaaaaatcaaaaagatATTAAATATCAAGGAAGTATCTTCTTTAAAGATTCTTATGAGAAATTCTGGAGGCTGTGTAGTCAAGAGATCGCTTATAATGGAATAGGAGTAAATTATGACTTCATAAATCCCCTGGAAAATGATATGGCGAAAGTAGCAGCAGGATTCCTTAAAGATGTGATGGTCCCCACTTTAGTCTTGGAGATAATTCAATCTGAgaagtataaaaatatactgGAAGAGTGTGTAGATATTTGGTATGAGAATGAAAGAGTGGAAATTAAATGGGattataagaaatataaaggattaataaagaaagcGAAACGAGAGGAGAGcacttaa
- a CDS encoding proteasome subunit RPN2 (RPN2) has protein sequence MQSLKILPNIKYLLENNKEQEAISIINPNIDTLALYMKDLISLFSASTPESLLCLSKIHFILQDYEVSIDYAIKSGEIFLKEKSFYSKALIERMMSRLLLDNNHKCKDFIINLITNINNNINNNNDLDDLDRIGFLFSIGEFDLFEKYFSKQITNKSLLNFIVNEIEDKERFFKFIIKNQNKENYDTLCVLVDAYMYFNSHNEIKKLLLELLCSDISLCYSLSFYIQETHNLPNIIDNNINDNNNIDSSDLDCLMLILSGQFKKEVFTKFMVQENLTSFKFLDSLAKSRSPYISLVNSLMNLGTTNDTFYRNNSDIFGNLKEWSRYSDISNLGMIHFKNDNPYEILKNYIPNESSALYTKKEDRSSTYKETTSTSSYGGSLQALGLINHCTYNEVDNELLLYFIESDEFLSEDLVFGVCMGLGLINLGSNNQFIVDKLKKMIKFKNTIYNEAAVLGLGLIGCGTGDDNLMAYLEEINKTTEYERVKRSISISQSLLQSFNSTNVSNSTSNVCTNVSNILHNTNILHNTNILHNISNSTSNSMNILSWGTMYVGTGNLLVISKILPFINNENDDIKRNAVISLGLVCCLDRDLLISTLEPLAENHNMSVRAGVGVTLGFFFSGTGNNKVCDLLEGLIYDSCPLVRQSALIGIGLVLMQCNDHLVKNYKRIINRINKIIIDRSEENSVKFGAMLGRGLSEAGGRNIIFSITNLCNKITKERICGAVLFLNYWYWYPFINLISLNMKETGFFVFDQNLDLQERNVKYNKNYDNELIKVPDLKKSRKFKARPVVEEEKISKADEEIKSGGRCTLLQMEETGLNFPGVYFIKK, from the coding sequence ATGCAGTCTCTGAAAATTCTtccaaatataaaataccttcttgaaaataataaagaacaAGAAGCCATTTCTATTATTAATCCCAATATTGACACACTCGCTTTGTATATGAAGGACCTTATAAGTCTCTTCTCTGCTTCTACTCCTGAGTCACTTTTGTGTCTAAGTAAGATACATTTCATTCTCCAAGATTATGAAGTTTCTATTGATTATGCCATAAAAAGCGGGGAgatctttttaaaagagAAGAGTTTTTATAGTAAAGCACTTATAGAGAGAATGATGAGTAGATTATTATTAGATAATAATCATAAATGTAAAGACTTTATAATCAACCTAATAAccaatattaataataatattaataataataatgatTTAGATGACTTAGATCGCATAGGCTTCTTGTTCTCAATTGGTGAATTTGACTTATTTGAGAAATATTTCAGCAAACAAATTACAAACAAATCTTTACTCAATTTCATTGTAAATGAAATTGAGGACAAAGAAagattctttaaatttattattaaaaatcagAATAAGGAGAATTATGATACATTATGTGTCTTAGTAGATGCTTACATGTATTTTAATTCTCATAATGAAATTAAGAAGTTATTATTAGAATTATTATGTTCAGATATTTCACTTTGTTATAGTTTatcattttatattcaagAGACCCACAACTTACCCAATATTAttgataataatataaatgataataataatattgataGTTCTGATTTAGATTGTTTAatgttaattttatcaggtcagtttaaaaaagaagtcTTTACTAAATTTATGGTTCAAGAGAATCTTAcaagttttaaatttctagATTCCCTTGCTAAATCTAGATCTCCTTATATTAGTCTTGTTAATTCTCTAATGAATCTTGGTACTACAAATGATACATTTTATAGGAATAATTCTGATATATTTGGGAATCTTAAGGAATGGTCAAGATATTCTGATATATCTAATTTAGGGATgatacattttaaaaatgataatccttatgaaatattaaagaattatATACCAAATGAGTCTAGCGCCTTGTatactaaaaaagaagatagaTCGTCAACATACAAAGAAACTACTAGTACTAGTTCATATGGTGGATCTTTACAAGCTCTTGGTCTTATAAATCATTGTACTTATAATGAAGTAGATAATGAATtacttctttattttattgagTCTGATGAGTTCTTATCTGAAGATTTAGTATTTGGAGTTTGTATGGGTTTAGGGCTTATTAATTTAGGGTCTAATAATCAATTTATAGtagataaattaaaaaagatgattAAGTTTAAGAATACGATTTATAATGAGGCGGCAGTACTCGGACTGGGACTTATAGGATGTGGAACAGGGGATGATAACTTAATGGCGTATTTAGAAGAGATAAATAAGACGACAGAATATGAAAGAGTCAAAAGATCAATAAGTATATCTCAATCACTACTACAAAGTTTTAATAGTACAAATGTATCTAATAGTACTAGTAATGTATGTACTAATGTATCTAATATATTAcataatacaaatatattacataatacaaatatattacatAATATATCTAATAGTACTAGTAATAGTATGAATATTCTAAGTTGGGGTACTATGTACGTGGGTACTGGTAATTTACTCGTTATTAGTAAAATACTCccttttattaataatgaaaatgatGACATAAAGAGAAATGCTGTCATTTCTTTGGGTCTGGTCTGCTGTCTAGACAGAGATCTCTTGATTTCTACTCTCGAACCACTAGCAGAAAATCATAATATGTCTGTAAGAGCAGGAGTAGGAGTCACTTTGGGATTCTTCTTCTCTGGTACAGGGAATAATAAGGTCTGTGATCTACTAGAAGGTCTCATTTATGACTCATGTCCTTTAGTAAGGCAGTCTGCTCTAATTGGCATAGGCCTCGTCCTCATGCAATGTAATGACCACTTAGTAAAAAACTACAAGAGAATTATAAAcagaattaataaaatcataataGACAGATCAGAAGAGAATTCTGTCAAATTTGGTGCTATGCTGGGTAGAGGATTAAGTGAAGCAGGTGgtagaaatataatatttagtaTTACTAATCtatgtaataaaattactaaaGAAAGAATATGCGGAGCAGtcttatttctaaattacTGGTACTGGTATccttttataaatctaataaGTCTAAATATGAAAGAAACAGGCTTCTTTGTATTTGATCAGAATTTAGATCTACAAGAAAGAAATGtgaaatataataagaattATGATAAtgaattaataaaagtaCCAGATTTGAAAAAGAGTAGGAAATTTAAAGCGAGACCAGTGgtagaagaagaaaaaataagtaaagctgatgaagaaataaaaagtgGAGGGAGGTGTACACTTTTACAAATGGAAGAGACAGGGCTAAATTTCCCAGGGGTGTATTTcattaagaaataa